One Sphingobacteruim zhuxiongii DNA window includes the following coding sequences:
- a CDS encoding alpha/beta hydrolase, with the protein MKTLFALLFFFYSFSSAFAQTPSGKNISDVVYVKDADAYRTERCRLDLYIPKGVKDFVTVIWYHGGGLTGGEREIPSYLKDRGIAIVGVGYRLSPKAKVSEIIDDAADAVKWTMDHIEAHGGSKNKIVLSGHSAGAYLALMLALDSSHLAGLGVNANDLLGVVSFSAQTITHFTARAEQGIAINQPTIDKLAPLFWVRKDAPKITLITGDRELEMVGRYEENAYLARMLKITGHPQVKLLELDGFDHGMTYPAFPLLLKEIANWSK; encoded by the coding sequence ATGAAAACTCTATTTGCGCTACTTTTCTTTTTTTATAGTTTTTCTTCCGCGTTTGCACAAACTCCGAGCGGCAAGAACATATCCGATGTTGTTTATGTGAAGGATGCTGACGCTTACCGGACGGAGCGCTGTCGATTGGATCTATATATTCCCAAAGGCGTCAAAGATTTCGTTACTGTTATTTGGTATCATGGAGGTGGATTAACTGGCGGAGAGCGAGAAATTCCTAGTTACCTGAAGGACCGAGGAATAGCGATTGTAGGAGTAGGGTATCGTTTGTCGCCAAAGGCTAAGGTTTCAGAAATCATCGACGATGCAGCAGATGCTGTCAAATGGACAATGGATCATATTGAGGCTCATGGGGGGAGTAAAAACAAAATAGTGTTATCTGGACATTCCGCAGGAGCTTATCTTGCATTAATGTTGGCGTTGGACAGCTCACATCTAGCCGGATTAGGCGTAAATGCCAATGATCTTTTAGGTGTCGTTTCATTCTCGGCCCAAACCATTACACATTTTACTGCGCGAGCTGAGCAGGGGATTGCTATCAATCAACCAACAATTGATAAACTAGCTCCACTTTTTTGGGTTCGAAAGGATGCCCCTAAAATCACCCTGATTACGGGAGATCGGGAGTTAGAGATGGTCGGAAGATATGAGGAAAATGCCTATTTGGCGCGCATGCTAAAAATTACTGGGCATCCTCAGGTTAAGCTTTTAGAATTGGATGGCTTTGATCATGGAATGACCTATCCAGCATTTCCTTTACTATTGAAAGAAATAGCAAATTGGAGCAAATAG
- a CDS encoding SusC/RagA family TonB-linked outer membrane protein, producing the protein MNKSIKKQLSGTALSQVKRWDLLMKETLSFLQTNKSLVRSIFMKMQLISFILCFCLMQVVAKSNAQTFNIKGDNLKLSQIFDQISEQGNYDILYNSKDISKASPVSINMSNVSLETLLKSTLKNQPFEYQIKNKTIVIKAVDELDVQQRISGRILDENGKPLAGAGISAIGSNIQTASDQDGYFQLANVPSSVKKLQITYVGMEKLILNIQADMGRIIMRSSSSELDEVMIHTGYQSLPKERSTGAFDVISGKRLEGKLQTNVLERLEGMAPGLMLINGKDTGGDALTIRGVSTLFGTARPLIVVDNFPIEGDINSINPNDVASISVLKDAAAASIWGARAANGVIVITTKRGSKGTAQFQYSNSFQFEAKPNIDYLNRLGAAEDIAIESLLVPRTAQFEQNTRLRGREVSKFTQLLMDSLTGRISVDDFNKQVNWLSKQDNSQQIKDLLMQGAFLQNHSLALNGASDRFRYYSSLNFTDRRGSNLKERSKNYSVFLKTSVDLTSKLQFAISSNFTFGNGTQAPVQALDIFRLKPYDLLQDDQGNPLAMNRAAGSSGQSSSNIYSINQRKAWGLDDESYFPLLEMDRTDITNRNSSNRIQAELVYKLESGIGFNVSYQLEKGNSYLRNYAHPNQANLVKQINDYVTPILGNNNEVMVNPDGTLLTPIFNIPQGGKLDETRLDYNSHVIRGWMDFNKTFQDHQISAILGLENQQVKSSGSQLTKYGYDDNSLNFIQLDHQRLQEVTPILQTLTGVRTEFSVSDAFRYTENRFVSAFANASYTYKSKYTYSGSIRMDQTNLFGTDKKYRYAPMWSSGLSWNLAKEDFIKDIPTINEFKIRATYGINGNIPKNSGPFMIAEAGINYLSFLPSLLVTTPRNDGLRWERTAVTNIGLDLTLFDYRVRFKGDYYLRRSSDLLGDEQINPTYGFESAQLNTASMNNDGFELQLTTQNIKNKDFGWTSTLMFAQNRNKITKVHQGTRFSNPRAIAAGSPFFEGKPYGALYSFRYGGLSPDKGQLQVLNERGEIEPNQLSSNLELAYYSGNRRPISNGAIGNNFRYKSFELDFMFVFYLGHLMRQNMPDALFGIYSMDGRLADAWKKPGDEANTIIPNVVLDNANYYTYTYYRNFLDVNVFDADYAKLRELILTYNLPIEVLGKQRTIKSLQINLQGRNLWTLRKNKEGIDPESFSGGARTLPVSPTYAFGLNLTF; encoded by the coding sequence ATGAACAAAAGTATAAAAAAACAATTGTCTGGAACAGCTTTGTCCCAAGTAAAACGTTGGGATTTGCTCATGAAGGAAACCTTGAGTTTTCTACAGACTAATAAAAGTCTCGTTAGGTCGATATTTATGAAAATGCAATTAATATCATTTATTCTCTGTTTTTGTTTAATGCAAGTGGTAGCCAAGTCGAATGCTCAAACTTTCAATATCAAAGGGGATAATTTAAAACTAAGCCAAATTTTCGATCAGATTAGTGAGCAGGGGAACTATGATATTCTTTATAACAGCAAAGATATATCGAAGGCATCACCAGTTTCGATTAATATGAGTAATGTGAGCCTTGAAACCCTACTTAAATCCACGTTGAAAAATCAACCGTTTGAATATCAGATAAAAAACAAAACTATTGTGATAAAGGCTGTTGATGAATTGGATGTACAACAGCGGATTAGCGGGAGAATTCTGGATGAAAATGGTAAACCATTAGCGGGAGCGGGGATTTCTGCAATTGGTAGTAACATTCAGACAGCATCAGATCAAGATGGATATTTTCAATTGGCTAATGTTCCCTCCAGCGTTAAGAAATTACAAATTACCTACGTCGGAATGGAAAAATTAATCCTTAACATACAAGCAGACATGGGGAGAATTATTATGCGTAGTTCGAGTTCAGAGCTCGACGAGGTGATGATTCATACAGGATATCAAAGTTTGCCAAAAGAGCGGTCTACAGGCGCATTCGATGTTATCTCTGGGAAGCGTTTGGAAGGTAAATTACAGACCAACGTATTGGAACGATTAGAAGGGATGGCGCCTGGGTTAATGTTGATTAATGGTAAGGATACTGGAGGTGATGCGCTCACAATTCGTGGCGTATCGACTCTTTTCGGAACAGCACGTCCCTTGATTGTTGTGGATAATTTTCCGATAGAGGGTGATATTAATAGTATTAATCCCAATGACGTAGCGAGCATCTCTGTATTAAAAGATGCAGCCGCTGCTTCGATTTGGGGAGCTCGAGCCGCAAATGGTGTAATTGTAATAACTACAAAGAGAGGGTCGAAAGGAACTGCACAATTTCAATATAGCAATAGTTTTCAGTTTGAGGCTAAACCCAATATCGATTATCTAAACCGGTTGGGCGCAGCAGAAGATATTGCAATAGAGTCCCTATTGGTGCCTAGAACGGCTCAATTCGAGCAAAACACTCGTCTTAGAGGACGGGAAGTTTCTAAATTCACGCAATTACTAATGGATTCGCTGACAGGGAGAATTTCTGTAGATGATTTCAATAAGCAAGTCAATTGGCTTTCAAAGCAAGATAATTCCCAGCAGATTAAAGATTTGTTGATGCAAGGTGCATTTCTTCAAAATCATAGCTTAGCGTTAAATGGAGCTAGTGATCGTTTTCGATACTATAGCTCGTTAAATTTTACAGATCGTCGAGGGTCTAATCTGAAAGAACGAAGTAAAAACTATAGTGTTTTCTTAAAAACAAGCGTTGATCTAACTTCGAAATTGCAGTTTGCAATTAGTAGCAATTTCACCTTTGGAAACGGAACGCAAGCTCCCGTTCAAGCACTCGATATTTTTCGATTGAAGCCTTATGATTTATTGCAAGATGACCAGGGTAATCCACTCGCAATGAATAGAGCAGCGGGTAGTTCGGGGCAATCTTCTTCAAATATTTACTCCATAAACCAACGAAAGGCTTGGGGATTGGATGACGAATCCTACTTTCCTTTATTGGAAATGGATCGTACTGACATTACCAACAGAAACAGCAGTAATCGCATTCAAGCGGAGTTGGTATACAAACTTGAATCGGGGATTGGATTTAACGTGAGTTATCAATTGGAAAAGGGGAATTCATACCTACGCAATTATGCACACCCGAATCAAGCAAATTTGGTAAAGCAAATCAATGACTATGTTACACCGATTCTAGGGAATAATAATGAGGTGATGGTTAATCCAGATGGAACATTATTAACGCCCATCTTTAATATCCCACAGGGTGGAAAATTGGATGAAACGCGTTTGGATTATAATAGTCATGTGATTCGCGGATGGATGGATTTCAATAAGACTTTCCAAGATCACCAGATATCAGCAATTCTCGGTTTAGAGAATCAGCAAGTAAAGTCGTCGGGTAGCCAATTAACAAAGTATGGATATGATGATAATAGCTTAAACTTTATTCAATTAGATCATCAGCGTCTTCAAGAAGTGACACCAATACTTCAAACATTGACGGGAGTTCGTACGGAGTTTTCGGTATCAGATGCCTTCAGGTATACTGAAAACCGCTTTGTTTCAGCATTTGCAAATGCTTCATATACCTACAAGTCGAAATATACATACAGCGGAAGTATCCGTATGGATCAAACAAACCTTTTCGGAACGGATAAAAAATATCGATATGCGCCGATGTGGTCTTCAGGATTAAGTTGGAATCTAGCGAAAGAGGATTTTATAAAAGATATTCCAACGATCAATGAATTCAAGATACGCGCAACCTATGGTATTAACGGGAATATTCCAAAAAATTCGGGACCCTTTATGATCGCAGAGGCCGGTATAAATTACTTAAGCTTTTTGCCAAGTCTTCTCGTGACAACGCCACGTAATGATGGATTACGCTGGGAGCGCACCGCGGTAACAAATATTGGATTAGACTTAACGCTCTTTGATTATCGTGTTCGATTTAAAGGGGATTATTATTTGCGTCGAAGCAGCGACTTATTGGGCGATGAGCAAATAAACCCTACATACGGTTTCGAATCAGCACAGCTAAATACAGCAAGTATGAATAACGATGGGTTTGAGCTTCAATTAACTACGCAAAATATCAAGAATAAAGATTTTGGTTGGACGAGCACACTCATGTTTGCACAAAATAGGAACAAGATTACTAAAGTACATCAGGGTACGCGATTTAGCAATCCACGCGCAATAGCAGCAGGAAGTCCTTTTTTTGAAGGGAAGCCATACGGAGCCCTATATAGCTTTAGATATGGAGGACTATCGCCTGACAAGGGACAATTACAAGTTTTAAATGAGCGCGGTGAAATTGAGCCTAATCAACTTAGCAGTAACCTTGAACTTGCATATTATTCCGGTAATAGACGCCCAATTAGCAATGGTGCGATAGGAAATAATTTTAGGTACAAGAGTTTTGAGCTAGACTTCATGTTCGTTTTTTATTTAGGTCATTTGATGCGACAAAACATGCCCGACGCTTTATTTGGAATATATTCAATGGACGGCAGGCTTGCAGATGCTTGGAAAAAGCCAGGCGATGAAGCAAACACCATTATACCTAATGTAGTATTGGATAACGCTAATTACTACACTTATACATATTATAGAAATTTTTTAGATGTTAATGTGTTTGATGCCGATTATGCAAAATTGAGAGAACTGATTTTAACGTATAACCTACCAATCGAAGTTTTAGGAAAGCAACGTACAATTAAATCATTGCAAATCAATTTGCAGGGGAGAAATCTTTGGACTTTACGTAAAAATAAGGAAGGTATAGATCCTGAATCATTTTCGGGCGGAGCTAGAACACTGCCAGTTTCTCCAACCTATGCCTTTGGATTAAATCTTACTTTTTAA
- a CDS encoding DNA gyrase/topoisomerase IV subunit A produces the protein MSDETNNTDEINESAQNSDQQSSTVALSGLYENWFLDYASYVILDRAVPHINDGFKPVQRRILHSLKEMDDGRYNKAANVIGNTMKYHPHGDASIGDAMVQIGQKDLLIDCQGNWGDPITGDSAAAARYIEGRLSKFANEVVFNPDTTDWQLSYDGRNKEPVTLPVKFPLLLAQGAEGIAVGLATKIMPHNFNELIEGSIQVLRGERPSIYPDFPTGGLADVSNYNEGRRGGKIRVRAKIEERDKKTLAITEIPFGTTTGSLIDSIVAANEKGKIKIKKIEDNTAGSVEIMVHLAPGISPDVTIDALYAFTGCESSISPNTCVIKNNRPLFMSVNDILIENTKQTKSLIKQELEIRLHELQEKIFFSSLLKIFIQEGMYKHSDYENAGDFDTVVTVLNRLFEPFFPQFYRAIEPEDYKRLIDKPMSSITRFDVKKADEQMKSLEDDIKEVRKNLKNLTEYTIEWFEYIRSKYGKDRTRKTELRAFDRVEASQVALANAKLYVNREEGFIGTNMKKDELVGDCSDIDDIIVFRGDGKYSIVKVQDKVFVGKDIIHVAVFKKGDERTIYNVIYKDGGTGTSYIKRFAVTGVTRDKDYDIGKATKGSKILYFSANSNGEAEVVNIQLKPHSKLRKLSFDMDFAEIAIKGRASQGNIVSKYPMKKVAFKSAGVSTLSGRKIWYDDVLKRLNADERGRFLGEFDGDDKILLTMNDGTYELSNFDLSNHFDEKMVRMEKFHPEQTYTAIHVDSKGTYYVKRFNFDDLPVGKRTKFIGEDSKLVLLTNNDEPVVSLDILKGKSQTKESFEQPLNEIVDIKGMKAQGNRLSFHSVKKVKLLSEEKDLSKTNEIPKAETEVKSPDLTIESAEDTDTPAQNTGSDISLEITNPDDIQMDDSGQIGLF, from the coding sequence ATGAGTGACGAAACCAACAACACAGACGAAATCAACGAATCAGCGCAGAATTCAGACCAGCAAAGCAGCACCGTAGCCCTTTCAGGTTTATATGAAAACTGGTTTTTAGACTACGCATCTTATGTGATCTTAGATCGTGCTGTGCCACATATTAACGATGGCTTTAAACCCGTTCAACGTCGTATTCTCCATTCCTTAAAGGAAATGGATGATGGGCGTTATAATAAAGCTGCAAATGTAATTGGTAATACCATGAAGTATCACCCACATGGAGATGCTTCTATTGGTGATGCAATGGTTCAAATTGGACAAAAAGACTTATTAATAGACTGTCAAGGTAACTGGGGAGATCCGATTACTGGAGACTCTGCAGCTGCAGCTCGTTATATTGAAGGACGTTTATCCAAATTTGCAAATGAGGTTGTCTTCAACCCCGACACTACAGATTGGCAATTAAGCTATGACGGTAGAAACAAAGAACCAGTTACTCTTCCTGTAAAGTTTCCTTTGTTATTAGCCCAAGGTGCAGAAGGTATTGCGGTAGGTTTAGCGACCAAAATTATGCCTCATAACTTCAATGAGTTAATTGAGGGATCTATCCAAGTTCTCCGTGGAGAGCGCCCTTCCATTTATCCTGATTTTCCTACAGGTGGTCTGGCGGATGTTTCCAATTATAACGAAGGTAGACGCGGTGGTAAAATTCGGGTTCGAGCGAAGATTGAAGAGCGCGATAAAAAAACACTCGCGATCACTGAAATTCCTTTTGGTACAACGACTGGTAGTTTGATCGACAGCATAGTCGCCGCAAACGAAAAAGGGAAAATAAAAATCAAAAAAATTGAGGATAATACGGCGGGATCTGTCGAGATCATGGTTCATCTAGCACCAGGAATATCTCCAGATGTCACAATCGATGCGCTTTACGCATTTACGGGTTGCGAATCCTCCATATCTCCCAATACTTGTGTGATTAAAAATAACAGACCGCTCTTTATGAGTGTGAATGATATTTTAATCGAAAACACCAAGCAGACAAAGAGCCTGATAAAACAAGAATTGGAAATACGTTTGCATGAACTTCAAGAAAAAATATTCTTTAGCTCTTTGTTAAAAATATTCATCCAAGAAGGGATGTACAAGCATAGTGATTATGAAAATGCCGGGGATTTTGACACCGTAGTAACGGTATTAAACCGCTTATTTGAACCGTTTTTTCCTCAGTTTTATCGTGCAATCGAACCGGAAGACTACAAGCGTTTGATCGATAAACCAATGAGTAGTATCACCCGCTTTGATGTAAAGAAGGCTGATGAACAAATGAAATCTTTAGAAGATGACATTAAGGAAGTTCGTAAAAATCTTAAGAATTTAACAGAATACACCATTGAGTGGTTTGAATATATCCGTTCAAAATATGGCAAAGATCGTACGCGTAAAACTGAACTTCGTGCATTTGATCGCGTAGAAGCTTCGCAAGTGGCACTTGCTAATGCGAAACTTTACGTTAATCGAGAAGAAGGATTTATCGGTACCAACATGAAAAAAGATGAGCTAGTTGGCGATTGTTCTGACATTGACGATATTATCGTTTTCCGTGGCGATGGAAAATATTCCATTGTTAAAGTGCAGGATAAAGTTTTCGTTGGAAAAGATATCATTCATGTTGCCGTGTTTAAAAAAGGTGATGAACGTACGATATATAACGTGATCTATAAAGACGGGGGAACTGGCACCAGCTATATCAAACGATTTGCTGTAACAGGAGTTACGCGTGATAAAGATTACGATATAGGAAAAGCAACCAAAGGGTCCAAAATCCTATACTTCTCTGCTAATTCCAATGGTGAAGCCGAAGTAGTGAATATTCAATTGAAACCTCATTCGAAATTACGAAAATTGAGTTTCGATATGGATTTCGCTGAAATTGCAATCAAAGGGCGTGCTTCTCAAGGTAATATCGTTAGCAAATACCCGATGAAGAAAGTCGCTTTCAAAAGCGCAGGTGTTTCTACCCTTTCTGGTCGTAAGATATGGTATGATGATGTTTTAAAACGTCTAAATGCAGATGAAAGAGGACGTTTCTTAGGTGAATTCGATGGAGATGATAAAATCTTATTGACCATGAATGATGGTACGTACGAATTATCCAACTTCGACTTGAGCAACCACTTTGATGAGAAAATGGTCCGCATGGAGAAATTCCATCCGGAACAAACCTATACGGCAATTCATGTTGATAGTAAAGGTACATATTACGTTAAACGCTTCAATTTCGATGATCTTCCGGTTGGTAAGCGGACTAAGTTTATCGGAGAAGATAGCAAGCTAGTCCTATTGACCAACAATGATGAGCCTGTTGTATCATTAGACATTCTCAAAGGAAAATCACAAACCAAAGAAAGCTTTGAACAGCCGTTAAATGAAATTGTTGATATCAAGGGAATGAAGGCACAAGGGAATAGACTGTCTTTCCATTCGGTGAAGAAAGTGAAATTGTTAAGTGAAGAAAAGGATCTATCGAAGACGAACGAAATTCCAAAAGCTGAAACGGAAGTGAAATCTCCGGATTTAACAATTGAATCAGCGGAAGATACAGATACGCCAGCTCAAAATACTGGGTCTGATATATCCTTAGAGATCACCAATCCCGATGATATACAGATGGATGATAGCGGACAAATCGGTTTGTTTTAA
- a CDS encoding TlpA family protein disulfide reductase has protein sequence MKFNLVWLILSIYIVSTLPVIAQSSGATLTIYAQGTSNNEVIVNSPVDGFYFQKNQSKFELDSVSQQKKVRIPIDKQAIITVENNFRTAKLIVSPGDSVNLKFHEKDSLEISGSNAEGQLLLNRITNDNTRFRFEELNTESTIDGRKRKLTMLENVDLSKINALVKRKDISEKFANAIKKELSIYYKLLLSTNLFFTARPLVFGDTSTPVDRDFVQAWKELYKPINAGWAESPLFPLLVSRYSSLLSIEYPEVRLKKQPYMLSQIELLEKRLDGRLLEYAWGNAIVEGLANNENELIWIENFERFKNQFPQSKLIVLLKPEIDAVKEYHLKLSQATNSEVEFLDSTAQYSSLKELFRGIKGNFYYVDLWATWCGPCKQELQFSMKLHSEIEEIGYQIIYLSIDDDRADGKWREMVKGYPLKGKNMRASEALRKSLSNEVPKFNGIPRYLIVNSEGEIVEWDAKRPSDGTDLLEQLKSMKR, from the coding sequence ATGAAATTCAACTTAGTATGGCTCATTTTGAGCATTTATATAGTCTCAACGCTTCCCGTTATAGCTCAAAGTAGTGGGGCAACACTGACAATTTACGCTCAAGGCACATCAAATAACGAGGTAATAGTAAATTCACCGGTAGATGGGTTCTATTTTCAAAAGAATCAAAGCAAATTCGAATTAGATTCCGTTAGTCAGCAAAAAAAAGTAAGAATACCAATCGATAAGCAGGCAATTATAACTGTTGAGAATAATTTTCGAACGGCGAAGCTTATCGTCTCACCAGGGGATTCAGTTAATCTAAAATTCCATGAAAAGGACAGTTTAGAGATTAGTGGTTCCAATGCAGAGGGGCAACTTTTGTTGAATAGAATTACGAATGACAACACTCGCTTTAGATTTGAAGAATTGAATACCGAAAGTACGATTGATGGTAGAAAACGTAAGTTGACAATGTTGGAGAATGTGGATTTAAGTAAGATAAATGCACTTGTTAAAAGAAAAGATATTTCTGAGAAATTCGCGAACGCAATAAAGAAAGAATTATCGATCTATTATAAACTTTTATTGTCGACAAACTTGTTTTTCACGGCGCGACCGCTAGTTTTTGGGGATACAAGTACCCCTGTAGATCGTGATTTTGTGCAGGCCTGGAAGGAATTGTATAAACCAATAAATGCGGGTTGGGCAGAATCACCCTTGTTCCCATTGCTGGTTAGTCGTTATTCAAGTCTGTTGTCGATTGAGTACCCCGAGGTTCGTTTGAAAAAGCAACCCTACATGCTTTCCCAAATCGAGCTGCTTGAGAAACGTTTAGACGGGCGCTTACTGGAATATGCATGGGGGAATGCGATTGTTGAAGGATTGGCGAATAACGAGAATGAGTTGATATGGATTGAGAATTTTGAACGTTTTAAGAACCAGTTTCCACAGAGTAAACTAATCGTACTCTTGAAGCCTGAGATTGATGCCGTCAAAGAATACCATTTGAAGCTCTCGCAAGCGACGAATTCTGAAGTGGAATTCCTAGATAGCACTGCGCAATATTCGTCGTTGAAAGAGCTTTTTCGAGGAATTAAAGGTAATTTTTACTATGTCGATCTTTGGGCGACTTGGTGTGGACCATGCAAACAAGAATTACAATTTAGTATGAAGCTGCATAGTGAGATTGAGGAAATTGGTTATCAAATAATTTACCTATCGATTGATGATGATCGAGCAGATGGTAAATGGAGAGAGATGGTAAAGGGATATCCGCTAAAAGGCAAAAATATGCGAGCCAGCGAAGCCCTTCGGAAATCCTTGAGCAATGAAGTTCCAAAGTTTAATGGTATCCCAAGATATCTAATCGTTAATAGCGAAGGTGAGATTGTTGAGTGGGATGCTAAGCGACCTAGTGATGGCACAGATTTACTGGAACAATTGAAATCTATGAAACGGTAA
- a CDS encoding RagB/SusD family nutrient uptake outer membrane protein encodes MKKFIFPIILVSLFLLCSCDKYLDIKPKGYVIPQTVEDYERILNDIKLTKILSDGIEKLSDDFYDPSIVEGTDISAVDYRLYFWLEDPYSTPSDLTYYSYWNMLYNRIYQYNAIINGIDEAAGATQQRKDAAKGRALIGRAICYYYLNNIYGQIPKSKDDQTALGVPLVVSNALNEELPSRSSTLASFDFIVNDLKQGIPLIPASSLSNFQINKAGAYGWLARVYLTMKEYGLAGEAAQEALKINNKLLDYNSQYTRISTGANDSIYMTKAGSTVTIPAQNPENLHVVHFDYTRGMAFQYLANSTLSAFDLKDLRRMNIIASNVLSGGVGEWDGRYVYMGAISYNYSVGPTTAEMYLILSESQARVQKYQDAINSLNKLRKNRIESAFYQDLVHVDAKSTMQKIFRERRAELLFKSVRWFDMRRLQNDAEFGFTAEHELANGKVLKLVPNSPRYTMTIPAGAINKQIIQNP; translated from the coding sequence ATGAAAAAGTTTATTTTCCCTATCATATTGGTAAGCCTCTTTCTCTTATGTTCTTGCGATAAATACTTGGACATTAAGCCAAAGGGCTATGTAATACCGCAAACCGTCGAAGATTATGAACGAATCTTAAATGATATCAAATTGACTAAGATATTGTCAGATGGAATCGAGAAGTTATCAGATGATTTTTATGACCCTTCTATTGTTGAAGGAACCGATATTTCTGCAGTAGACTACAGACTATATTTTTGGCTTGAAGATCCCTATTCTACACCTTCTGATCTGACCTACTATTCTTATTGGAATATGCTATATAATAGGATTTATCAATACAATGCAATTATCAATGGTATTGATGAAGCAGCGGGAGCCACACAACAGCGAAAAGACGCCGCTAAAGGGCGAGCTCTAATAGGTCGGGCAATTTGTTATTACTATTTGAATAATATCTATGGCCAAATACCGAAGTCCAAAGATGACCAAACTGCATTAGGCGTTCCTTTGGTGGTTTCAAATGCGTTGAATGAAGAGTTGCCAAGCCGCAGTTCTACCTTGGCGAGTTTTGATTTTATAGTGAATGATCTAAAGCAAGGAATTCCCTTAATCCCAGCAAGTTCATTGAGTAATTTTCAGATTAATAAAGCGGGAGCGTATGGTTGGTTGGCACGTGTTTATTTGACGATGAAGGAATACGGTTTGGCTGGAGAAGCAGCGCAGGAAGCATTAAAAATTAACAACAAATTATTGGACTACAACAGCCAGTATACGCGAATATCGACAGGAGCTAACGATAGTATTTACATGACTAAAGCAGGTTCTACAGTTACCATACCTGCCCAAAATCCAGAAAATTTACATGTCGTTCATTTTGATTATACAAGAGGAATGGCATTTCAATACCTTGCAAACTCCACTTTGTCCGCCTTTGACCTAAAGGACCTCCGTCGGATGAATATTATTGCAAGCAATGTTCTTTCAGGGGGAGTTGGTGAGTGGGATGGACGTTACGTGTACATGGGGGCAATTAGTTATAATTATAGTGTTGGCCCAACGACAGCGGAAATGTATTTAATCCTATCGGAGTCACAAGCAAGGGTACAAAAATATCAGGATGCAATTAATAGTCTGAATAAGCTCCGTAAAAACCGGATTGAATCCGCTTTTTACCAAGACTTGGTACATGTTGACGCTAAAAGCACTATGCAAAAAATCTTCCGTGAGCGACGAGCAGAGTTATTGTTTAAAAGTGTACGTTGGTTTGATATGCGTAGATTACAAAATGACGCTGAATTTGGTTTTACTGCCGAACATGAATTAGCAAATGGAAAAGTGTTGAAGTTGGTTCCCAATAGCCCTCGTTATACCATGACAATTCCAGCCGGTGCAATTAATAAACAAATCATCCAAAATCCCTAA